Proteins encoded together in one Porites lutea chromosome 2, jaPorLute2.1, whole genome shotgun sequence window:
- the LOC140925645 gene encoding uncharacterized protein, giving the protein MNPFLRILLLCCVCHGSDPVAPSNFAEFMRLEAEAFGFGLGQFKGRSGKSLLQTEPLTTWECEQVTDVPSHVRSEYPLSPFYKKYLHAYGIPVISSENATDAALRRACYVVIFLLADREDIRRSVYKRRGRAGVIAATEGVTSIPEHSWLDDWWNWRARGLGGTVSQPISTCGEENILCFTNGQDRYPNQDIFLHEFVHGLHNLGAHFAIPDFDDRLRKRYNSVKTSGKLWQKTYALSTHWEYLAEGAQSFFDCNAQSDPPNGIYNHVNTRTELKSYDPVLYEFLKEIFPCQNRLLQRCDAKAGVKPYYFKMNCDSNGNGTWMDFQTKRPLTSLPPSTSPPPPTPTPTVKCTDDHKWCSYWAGEGYCESYHSYMSKNCRKSCKFCGN; this is encoded by the exons ATGAATCCTTTCCTTAGAATCCTGCTACTTTGCTGTGTTTGTCATGGATCAG atcCAGTAGCTCCATCAAACTTTGCAGAGTTTATGAGATTGGAAGCTGAAGCATTTGGCTTTGGACTTG GCCAATTCAAAGGCAGATCAGGTAAGAGCCTACTCCAGACTGAACCGCTGACCACATGGGAGTGCGAACAAGTGACGGATGTACCATCACATGTGCGAAGTGAATACCCTCTGAGCCCATTTTACAAAAAGTACCTACATGCATACGGTATCCCTGTGATTAGTTCCGAAAACGCCACAGATGCCGCTCTTAGGAGAGCTTGTTACGTTGTGATATTCCTACTTGCTGACCGCGAGGATATTCGTCGCTCGGTTTACAAGCGCCGCGGACGAGCAGGCGTGATCGCTGCAACTGAGGGTGTTACGAGTATTCCAGAACATTCCTGGCTCGATGACTGGTGGAACTGGCGGGCGAGGGGCCTTGGAGGGACCGTTTCACAGCCTATTTCTACTT GTGGGGAAGAGAATATTCTTTGCTTTACAAACGGTCAAGACAGGTATCCCAATCAAGATATCTTTCTCCACGAATTTGTCCACGGACTGCACAACCTTGGGGCTCACTTTGCAATTCCAGACTTCGATGACAGGCTGCGCAAGCGGTACAACTCAGTTAAAACCAGCGGTAAACTATGGCAGAAGACGTACGCTTTGTCTACTCACTGGGAGTATCTCGCCGAGGGAGCGCAGAGTTTCTTCGACTGTAACGCCCAGAGTGACCCACCGAATGGCATCTACAACCACGTCAATACCAGGACTGAACTTAAGTCTTACGACCCTGTTCTGTATGAATTTCTGAAGGAGATATTTCCTTGCCAAAACAGACTTCTGCAGCGATGTGACGCGAAAGCGG GTGTCAAGCCTTACTATTTCAAAATGAATTGTGACAGTA ATGGCAACGGCACCTGGATGGACTTCCAGACCAAGCGACCATTGACTTCTCTGCCGCCCTCCACTAGCCCACCTCCTCCTACCCCTACTCCAACGG TAAAGTGCACAGACGACCACAAATGGTGTTCTTACTGGGCGGGGGAAGGATACTGCGAAAGTTACCATAGTTACATGTCAAAGAATTGCAGGAAAAGCTGCAAGTTCT gCGGAAACTGA